The nucleotide window GCGGGCCGAAGCGCTCGCGCGCCTGGGCGTCCTGCGCACTCCGGTAGCCGAACCAGAGCGCATGCTTTTCGCCCGAGATCTCGCGCGCCGTGGTGCCCTGACCGAACCACCAGTCCAGCAGTTGCCGCCAGGGCACGGGCATCACATCAGGCCTGGTGATAGCCGGTGACGCGCTCGACTTCTTCCTTCGAGCCGAGGAACACCGGCACGCGCTGGTGCAGCGAGGTGGGCTCGATGTCGAGGATGCGTCGGGTGCCATCGGTGGCGGCGCCACCGGCCTGCTCGATGATGAACGACATCGGATTGGCTTCGTACATCAGCCGCAGCTTGCCGGGCTTCTCCGGCTCGCGGGCGTCCCACGGATACATGAACAGGCCGCCGCGGGTGAGGATACGGTGCACGTCGGCCACCATCGAGGCGATCCAGCGCATGTTGTAGTTCTTGCCCAGCGGCCCCTCCTTGCCGGCCAGCAGTTCTTCAACGTAGCGCTTGACCGGCGCCTGCCAATGGCGCTGGTTGGACATGTTGATGGCGAATTCGGCAGTGCTCTGCGGCACGCGGAGGTGTTCGTGGGTCAGCACGAAGCTGCCCAGCTCGCGGTCGAGGGTGAAGCCCATGACGCCGTGACCGAGCGTCAGCACGAGCATGGTCTGCGGGCCGTAGATCGCGTAACCCGCGGCCACCTGGCGGGTGCCCGGCTGGAGAAAGGCTTCCTCGCCGAGCGAGTCGTTCTGGCTGAAGCAG belongs to Pseudomonas phenolilytica and includes:
- a CDS encoding class 1 fructose-bisphosphatase — protein: MSRVTLSRYLIEQTRSNNTPADLRFLVEVVARACKAISHQVSKGALGGVLGSMETENVQGEVQKKLDVLSNEILLEANEWGGTLAGMASEEMDKPYQIPGRYPKGAYLLLFDPLDGSSNIDVNVSVGTIFSVLRCPGDCFSQNDSLGEEAFLQPGTRQVAAGYAIYGPQTMLVLTLGHGVMGFTLDRELGSFVLTHEHLRVPQSTAEFAINMSNQRHWQAPVKRYVEELLAGKEGPLGKNYNMRWIASMVADVHRILTRGGLFMYPWDAREPEKPGKLRLMYEANPMSFIIEQAGGAATDGTRRILDIEPTSLHQRVPVFLGSKEEVERVTGYHQA